In Pseudochaenichthys georgianus chromosome 6, fPseGeo1.2, whole genome shotgun sequence, a single window of DNA contains:
- the ighmbp2 gene encoding DNA-binding protein SMUBP-2 isoform X2, which yields MAVEQFVSKTLELLQEEREAEIEENRIWQENISLKDLQSKGVCLLKLQISSQSTGLYGRTVVIFEPRKHLGFTSLPSNSFGPGDIVGLYDTGGCTAASQIGTGIVTRVSQTAISVAFDDSNDGLSFDTDGLHNLLKLANDVTYKRMKNALNTLNGYRNGPAANLIDVLFGNSTPSSQTQPNEFKFFNSNLDDSQREAVSFTLSQRELAVIHGPPGTGKTTTVVEIILQAVKQGQKVLCCAPSNVAVDNLVERLAQCKAKVLRLGHPARLLESIQKHSLDAILAQSDSAGIIADIRKDMDKAFVGIKKMRERGDRVNYKREIGELRKELRTREATAIAQILKSADVVLSTNTGACHTGPLKYLPAEHFDWVVIDECAQALESSCWIALLRARKCILAGDYKQLPPTIKSQKAASKGLSLSLMERLIQMYGDLVVRMLTVQYRMNSAIMDWASKEMYQGRLTAHSSVEKHLLKDLPGVACVEETSTPLLLIDTAGCGLSEMEVTEGQSKGNQGEVDIVELHIKALTEAGVKAKDIAVIAPYNLQVDLLRQKLSARHPELEIKSVDGFQGREKEAVVLSLVRSNRKGAVGFLSEDRRINVAVTRARRHIAVVCDTQTVQNHAFLKSLIDHMTQHGEVRTAFEYIQDIAPQNYTRDPKDTKSSSSSTSTKQKVKDQPPSRTKPPQKSSTGSSANENTAGKEKHTKSSLTCLTEEEQKKNRTAEITAQVESFLKDSNQSELQFPSSFNSHDRLLVHQIAEEMGLVHESKGEGKDRCITVARPLESTPAEEPPQEEEEEEKEEEEEKEEDKVQNPQKEQLSQTALDLKSLHLERMKREQQKREENAQQKKQQNIILPAQASKKPKAAKVKSKTKTGACGIAAAAAPDEDFDTLINAVIKAERVCSFLRCKASVLMLGQLCLFCNRQYCLSHHIPEVHGCGDKAKSHARMRISKEGVLYAGSGKKDKTMDPNKKAYLQRKLDSKLKDMSTQRKPKQKENES from the exons ATGGCGGTGGAACAGTTTGTGTCAAAAACACTTGAGCTTCTACAGGAGGAAAGGGAGGCTGAAATAGAGGAGAACAG GATATGGCAGGAGAACATCTCTCTGAAGGATCTTCAGAGTAAAGGGGTTTGCCTGCTGAAATTGCAGATAAGCAGTCAGTCCACAGGTCTGTACGGTCGCACAGTCGTCATCTTCGAGCCACGGAAACATTTGGGTTTTACATCTCTGCCAAGCAACAGCTTTGGACCTG GTGACATAGTGGGCTTGTATGACACTGGTGGATGCACCGCAGCCTCACAGATTGGCACAGGGATAGTGACAAGGGTCAGCCAAACTGCGATAAGTGTGGCCTTTGATGATTCTAACGATGGCCTCAGCTTCGATACAGATGGTCTTCACAACCTCTTAAAATTGGCAAATGATGTTACCTACAAACGAATGAAAAA TGccttgaatacattaaatggatACAGAAATGGACCAGCGGCCAATCTGATAGACGTTCTCTTTGGAAACTCAACACCTTCTTCACAAACACAGCCAA ACGAGTTTAAATTCTTTAACTCCAACCTGGATGATTCCCAGAGAGAAGCTGTGTCCTTTACTCTGTCTCAGAGAGAGTTAGCTGTGATTCATGGACCACCAGGCACTGGGAAAACCACCACTGTGGTCGAGATCATCCTGCAAGCAGTCAAACAAGGCCAAAAG GTCTTGTGCTGTGCTCCATCCAACGTGGCGGTGGATAATTTAGTAGAGAGGTTAGCCCAATGCAAGGCTAAAGTCCTGAGGCTGGGTCACCCTGCCAGACTGCTGGAGTCCATACAGAAACACTCACTGGACGCCATCCTCGCTCAGAGCGACAGTGCAGGCATCATTGCAGACATCCGTAAAGACATGGACAAAgcattt GTGGGAATAAAGAAGATGCGTGAAAGAGGAGACCGGGTGAACTACAAAAGGGAAATAGGGGAGCTAAGAAAAGAGCTGAGGACCAGGGAGGCAACAGCCATCGCCCAGATCCTCAAAAGTGCTGATGTTGTGTTATCAACCAACACAG GTGCTTGTCACACTGGTCCGCTGAAGTACCTGCCAGCGGAGCACTTTGATTGGGTGGTGATAGACGAGTGCGCTCAGGCGCTGGAGAGCAGCTGCTGGATCGCCCTGCTCCGAGCGCGCAAGTGCATCCTGGCTGGAGACTACAAGCAGCTACCACCGACCATCAAATCACAAAA GGCTGCATCAAAAGGCCTGTCCCTCAGCCTCATGGAGAGACTCATCCAGATGTACGGGGACTTGGTGGTCCGCATGCTAACAGTCCAGTACCGCATGAACAGTGCCATCATGGACTGGGCCTCCAAAGAGATGTACCAGGGACGACTTACAGCTCACAGCTCTGTAGAGAAACACCTGTTAAA AGATCTACCTGGAGTCGCCTGTGTTGAAGAGACCAGCACGCCGCTCCTTCTTATCGACACAGCAGGCTGCGGTCTGAGCGAGATGGAGGTCACTGAGGGGCAGTCCAAAGGCAATCAAG GTGAGGTCGACATCGTTGAACTGCACATAAAGGCCTTGACTGAAGCTGGGGTTAAAGCTAAAGACATCGCTGTTATCGCTCCGTACAATCTACAG GTGGATCTTCTGCGTCAGAAGCTTTCTGCGAGGCATCCTGAGCTGGAGATAAAGTCAGTGGATGGATTTCAGGGCAGAGAGAAGGAGGCCGTGGTGTTGTCCTTAGTTCGGTCCAACAGAAAAG GGGCAGTTGGGTTTCTGTCAGAGGACCGAAGGATTAACGTGGCTGTAACGCGTGCGAGGCGTCACATCGCTGTTGTGTGCGACACGCAGACCGTCCAGAATCACGCTTTCCTGAAGTCCCTGATCGATCACATGACTCAACATGGTGAGGTCAGAACAGCATTTGAGTACATCCAAGACATCGCGCCACAAAACTACACCCGCGACCCCAAAGACACAAAGTCTTCCAGCAGCTCCACGTCCACCAAACAGAAGGTCAAAGATCAGCCTCCCAGCAGGACGAAGCCACCGCAGAAGAGTTCAACCGGAAGCAGCGCTAATGAAAATACTGCAGGGAAAGAGAAGCACACAAAGTCCAGCTTAACATGCCTGACAGAGGAAGAGCAGAAGAAGAACAGAACTGCTGAGATCACGGCGCAGGTGGAGAGCTTTCTGAAGGACTCAAATCAGAGTGAACTACAGTTCCCATCATCCTTTAACTCTCATGACCGCCTGCTGGTTCACCAGATCGCCGAGGAGATGGGCCTCGTGCATGAGAGTAAAGGGGAGGGGAAGGACAGGTGCATCACTGTCGCCAGACCCCTGGAGTCAACACCCGCTGAGGAGCCACcacaggaagaagaagaagaagagaaggaagaggaagaagagaagGAAGAAGACAAAGTCCAGAATCCCCAGAAAGAGCAGCTTTCTCAAACCGCATTAGACTTAAAGAGTTTACATTTGGAGCGAATGAAGAGGGAGCAGCAGAAGAGGGAAGAAAACGCTCAACAAAAGAAGCAACAAAACATCATCCTGCCAGCTCAGGCCTCGAAGAAACCAAAGGCTGCTAAAG TAAAGAGTAAAACGAAGACGGGCGCCTGCGGCATCGCTGCTGCCGCCGCTCCAGACGAAGACTTCGACACACTCATCAACGCCGTCATAAAGGCTGAGCGTGTGTGCAGTTTCCTGAGGTGCAAAGCTTCTGTGCTGATGCTCGGACAGCTCTGCCTGTTCTGCAACAGGCAGTACTGTCTCAGTCATCATATACCAGAG GTTCACGGCTGCGGAGATAAAGCCAAGTCTCACGCTCGCATGAGAATAAGCAAGGAGGGCGTTCTTTACGCCGGGAGCGGGAAGAAGGATAAAACCATGGACCCCAACAAGAAAGCCTATCTGCAGAGGAAACTGGATTCTAAACTGAAAGATATGTCAACACAGAGGAAgccaaaacagaaagaaaatGAAAGTTAA
- the rapsn gene encoding 43 kDa receptor-associated protein of the synapse: MGQDQTKLQIEKGLRLYQSNQTDKALKVWTNVLWKTSDPGGKFRVLGCLITAHSEMGKYKDMLKYALTQIDTAREMEDPDYLTEGYLNLARSNEKLCDFQKTVSYCKTCLNMQGTTVSLQLNGQVCLSMGNAYLGLSVFQKALESYEKALRYAHNNDDKMLECRVCCSLGNIYVHLKDYEKALFFPCKAAELVNDYGKGWSLKYRAMSQYHMSVAYRKLERLPDAMECCEESMKIALQHGDRPLQALCLLNFADIHRCRSDGDKAFPRYESAMGIMTEIGNRLGQSQVYLGVAKCWLLQKELDKALESLQRAQELADGMGNKLCSLKVHSLSEGIYRTRGQQEELREQVVKFLQCVEELELYCGMCGESIGDRDQKLQALPCSHIFHLKCLQTNGTKGCPKCFKSSMKPGFV, translated from the exons ATGGGCCAGGACCAAAccaagctgcagatagagaagGGCCTGAGGTTGTATCAGTCCAATCAGACGGACAAAGCCCTGAAGGTCTGGACAAACGTGCTGTGGAAGACCTCAGATCCTGGGGGGAAGTTTCGGGTGTTGGGGTGCCTGATCACAGCCCACTCGGAAATGGGAAAATATAAAGATATGCTAAAG TACGCTCTCACTCAGATCGACACCGCCAGGGAAATGGAGGACCCAGACTACCTGACAGAGGGTTACCTGAACTTGGCGCGCAGCAACGAGAAGCTGTGCGACTTCCAGAAAACGGTGTCCTACTGTAAGACCTGCTTGAACATGCAGGGTACCACCGTCAGCCTGCAGCTCAACGGCCAGGTTTGTCTCAGCATGGGCAACGCCTACCTCGGCCTCAGTGTCTTCCAGAAAGCTCTGGAGAGCTACGAGAAGGCCCTGCGCTACGCTCACAACAACGACGACAAGATGCTGGAGTGCagagtctgctgcagtctgggaAACATCTATGTCCATTTAAAG GACTACGAGAAGGCGCTGTTCTTCCCCTGCAAAGCCGCTGAGCTCGTCAACGACTACGGCAAGGGTTGGAGCCTCAAGTATCGAGCCATGAGCCAGTACCACATGTCTGTGGCCTACAGGAAACTGGAGCGCCTGCCGGACGCCATGGAGTGCTGTGAG GAATCTATGAAGATTGCTCTGCAGCACGGTGACCGTCCTCTGCAGGCTCTGTGCTTACTAAACTTTGCAGACATACACCGCTGCAGGAGTGACGGTGAT AAAGCATTCCCTCGCTACGAGTCTGCAATGGGTATCATGACTGAGATTGGAAACCGTCTGGGCCAATCACAGGTCTACCTGGGAGTTGCAAAGTGTTGGCTTCTGCAGAAAGAGTTGGACAAG GCTCTTGAATCTTTGCAGCGAGCCCAGGAATTAGCAGATGGGATGGGAAACAAG CTGTGCTCGCTGAAGGTGCACAGCCTGAGTGAGGGGATCTATCGGACCCGGGGGCAGCAGGAGGAGCTCCGGGAGCAGGTGGTGAAGTTCCTGCAGTGTGTGGAGGAGCTGGAGCTCTACTGCGGCATGTGCGGAGAGTCCATCGGGGACAGGGACCAAAAACTGCAGGCATTACCCTGTTCCCACATCTTCCATCTCAA GTGTCTGCAGACGAACGGGACGAAGGGCTGTCCCAAATGTTTCAAGTCCTCCATGAAGCCTGGATTTGTGTGA
- the kbtbd4 gene encoding LOW QUALITY PROTEIN: kelch repeat and BTB domain-containing protein 4 (The sequence of the model RefSeq protein was modified relative to this genomic sequence to represent the inferred CDS: inserted 2 bases in 1 codon) produces MESSEEGGLSVGGSVGENYFLGYTFTDRSHSNRVVKSIMDLCVGDSLFADVTINVDSKEFQLHRLVLSAQSSFFRSMFTSNLKESHNRSIELKDVSATVFQLLVDYIYHGTIKLRVEELQDTYEMSDMYQLTALFEECSRFLSRTVEVNNCLQVMWLADRHSDRELYTAAKHCAKIHLAQLHQTEEFLNLPLCLLLDILKDGVPSSQNPKVAIDSWINNNKVEREEFSCILQENLKEIGDNVHIYLIGKEEARTHSLAVSLHCDEDDSISVSGQNSLCHQITAACKHAGDLYVVGGSIPRRMWKCNMHTMDWERCAPLPRDRLHHTMVSVSTEDTIYSLGGKTLQDTLSNAIIFYTVKDNMWTESSQLDTAVSGAAGVNLGGTIYLLGGEENDMDFFTKPSRLIQCFGTDTRKCHIKPYMLPFAGCMHAAVHMDVIFIVAEGDSLVCYNPLLENFTXCLRFPEVWSCVPSLWKVASCNGCIYVFRDKCKKGDANTLKFNPATSVVSVIRSLKIFLTNWQFVLA; encoded by the exons ATGGAGTCCAGCGAGGAGGGGGGCCTCAGTGTGGGCGGCTCTGTGGGCGAGAACTACTTCCTTGGCTACACCTTCACCGACCGCTCCCACTCCAACCGGGTGGTGAAGAGCATCATGGACCTGTGTGTGGGGGACAGCCTGTTCGCTGACGTCACCATCAACGTGGACAGCAAAGAGTTTCAGCTGCACCGGCTCGTGCTGTCGGCACAGAGCAGTTTCTTCCGCtccatgttcacctccaaccTCAAAGAGTCCCACAACCGCTCCATTGAGCTGAAGGATGTCAGCGCCACTGTCTTTCAGCTGCTGGTCGACTACATCTACCACGGCACGATTAAACTGAGAGTGGAGGAGCTCCAGGACACCTATGAGATGTCAGACATGTACCAGCTGACTGCTCTGTTTGAGGAATGCTCCCGCTTCCTCTCACGGACAGTAGAGGTCAACAACTGCCTGCAG GTGATGTGGCTGGCAGACAGACACAGTGACCGGGAGTTGTACACCGCAGCTAAGCATTGTGCCAAAATCCACCTGGCCCAGCTGCACCAGACTGAAGAATTCCTCAACCTGCCTCTCTGTTTGCTCTTGGACATCCTCAAAG ATGGAGTTCCTAGTTCCCAGAATCCAAAAGTGGCCATTGATTCATGGataaacaacaacaaggtggagagaGAAGAGTTTTCATGCATCCTCCAAGAAAATCTCAAG GAAATCGGGGACAATGTCCACATTTACCTGATTGGTAAGGAGGAGGCTCGGACTCACTCACTGGCCGTGTCGCTTCACTGTGACGAGGACGATTCGATCAGCGTGAGCGGCCAGAACAGTTTATGCCATCAGATCACTGCGGCCTGTAAACACGCAGGTGACCTGTATGTGGTGGGGGGGTCCATCCCTCGCCGCATGTGGAAGTGCAACATGCACACCATGGACTGGGAGCGCTGCGCCCCGCTGCCCAGAGACCGCCTGCACCACACCATGGTCTCCGTCTCTACGGAGGACACTATCTACTCACTGGGGGGAAAGACGCTGCAGGACACTCTCTCTAACGCCATCATCTTCTACACAGTGAAGGACAACATGTGGACAGAGAGCAGCCAGCTGGACACCGCGGTGTCCGGAGCCGCCGGTGTGAACCTGGGAGGAACCATCTACCTGCTCGGGGGGGAGGAGAACGACATGGACTTTTTCACTAAGCCGTCTCGACTCATTCAGTGCTTTGGCACCGACACACGGAAGTGCCACATCAAACCTTACATGCTGCCGTTCGCGGGCTGCATGCACGCTGCGGTGCACATGGACGTGATCTTCATCGTGGCAGAGGGAGACTCCCTGgtctgctacaacccgctgctggaGAACTTCAC CTGCCTGCGCTTCCCCGAGGTGTGGAGCTGCGTGCCTTCTCTGTGGAAGGTGGCCAGCTGTAACGGCTGCATCTACGTATTCAGGGACAAATGTAAGAAAGGAGACGCAAACACGTTAAAGTTCAACCCGGCGACATCCGTCGTCTCAGTTATCAGAAGTTTAAAAATCTTCCTCACAAACTGGCAGTTTGTCTTGGCCTAA
- the ighmbp2 gene encoding DNA-binding protein SMUBP-2 isoform X1: MNNIKLAMAVEQFVSKTLELLQEEREAEIEENRIWQENISLKDLQSKGVCLLKLQISSQSTGLYGRTVVIFEPRKHLGFTSLPSNSFGPGDIVGLYDTGGCTAASQIGTGIVTRVSQTAISVAFDDSNDGLSFDTDGLHNLLKLANDVTYKRMKNALNTLNGYRNGPAANLIDVLFGNSTPSSQTQPNEFKFFNSNLDDSQREAVSFTLSQRELAVIHGPPGTGKTTTVVEIILQAVKQGQKVLCCAPSNVAVDNLVERLAQCKAKVLRLGHPARLLESIQKHSLDAILAQSDSAGIIADIRKDMDKAFVGIKKMRERGDRVNYKREIGELRKELRTREATAIAQILKSADVVLSTNTGACHTGPLKYLPAEHFDWVVIDECAQALESSCWIALLRARKCILAGDYKQLPPTIKSQKAASKGLSLSLMERLIQMYGDLVVRMLTVQYRMNSAIMDWASKEMYQGRLTAHSSVEKHLLKDLPGVACVEETSTPLLLIDTAGCGLSEMEVTEGQSKGNQGEVDIVELHIKALTEAGVKAKDIAVIAPYNLQVDLLRQKLSARHPELEIKSVDGFQGREKEAVVLSLVRSNRKGAVGFLSEDRRINVAVTRARRHIAVVCDTQTVQNHAFLKSLIDHMTQHGEVRTAFEYIQDIAPQNYTRDPKDTKSSSSSTSTKQKVKDQPPSRTKPPQKSSTGSSANENTAGKEKHTKSSLTCLTEEEQKKNRTAEITAQVESFLKDSNQSELQFPSSFNSHDRLLVHQIAEEMGLVHESKGEGKDRCITVARPLESTPAEEPPQEEEEEEKEEEEEKEEDKVQNPQKEQLSQTALDLKSLHLERMKREQQKREENAQQKKQQNIILPAQASKKPKAAKVKSKTKTGACGIAAAAAPDEDFDTLINAVIKAERVCSFLRCKASVLMLGQLCLFCNRQYCLSHHIPEVHGCGDKAKSHARMRISKEGVLYAGSGKKDKTMDPNKKAYLQRKLDSKLKDMSTQRKPKQKENES; the protein is encoded by the exons ATGAATAACATTAAG TTAGCAATGGCGGTGGAACAGTTTGTGTCAAAAACACTTGAGCTTCTACAGGAGGAAAGGGAGGCTGAAATAGAGGAGAACAG GATATGGCAGGAGAACATCTCTCTGAAGGATCTTCAGAGTAAAGGGGTTTGCCTGCTGAAATTGCAGATAAGCAGTCAGTCCACAGGTCTGTACGGTCGCACAGTCGTCATCTTCGAGCCACGGAAACATTTGGGTTTTACATCTCTGCCAAGCAACAGCTTTGGACCTG GTGACATAGTGGGCTTGTATGACACTGGTGGATGCACCGCAGCCTCACAGATTGGCACAGGGATAGTGACAAGGGTCAGCCAAACTGCGATAAGTGTGGCCTTTGATGATTCTAACGATGGCCTCAGCTTCGATACAGATGGTCTTCACAACCTCTTAAAATTGGCAAATGATGTTACCTACAAACGAATGAAAAA TGccttgaatacattaaatggatACAGAAATGGACCAGCGGCCAATCTGATAGACGTTCTCTTTGGAAACTCAACACCTTCTTCACAAACACAGCCAA ACGAGTTTAAATTCTTTAACTCCAACCTGGATGATTCCCAGAGAGAAGCTGTGTCCTTTACTCTGTCTCAGAGAGAGTTAGCTGTGATTCATGGACCACCAGGCACTGGGAAAACCACCACTGTGGTCGAGATCATCCTGCAAGCAGTCAAACAAGGCCAAAAG GTCTTGTGCTGTGCTCCATCCAACGTGGCGGTGGATAATTTAGTAGAGAGGTTAGCCCAATGCAAGGCTAAAGTCCTGAGGCTGGGTCACCCTGCCAGACTGCTGGAGTCCATACAGAAACACTCACTGGACGCCATCCTCGCTCAGAGCGACAGTGCAGGCATCATTGCAGACATCCGTAAAGACATGGACAAAgcattt GTGGGAATAAAGAAGATGCGTGAAAGAGGAGACCGGGTGAACTACAAAAGGGAAATAGGGGAGCTAAGAAAAGAGCTGAGGACCAGGGAGGCAACAGCCATCGCCCAGATCCTCAAAAGTGCTGATGTTGTGTTATCAACCAACACAG GTGCTTGTCACACTGGTCCGCTGAAGTACCTGCCAGCGGAGCACTTTGATTGGGTGGTGATAGACGAGTGCGCTCAGGCGCTGGAGAGCAGCTGCTGGATCGCCCTGCTCCGAGCGCGCAAGTGCATCCTGGCTGGAGACTACAAGCAGCTACCACCGACCATCAAATCACAAAA GGCTGCATCAAAAGGCCTGTCCCTCAGCCTCATGGAGAGACTCATCCAGATGTACGGGGACTTGGTGGTCCGCATGCTAACAGTCCAGTACCGCATGAACAGTGCCATCATGGACTGGGCCTCCAAAGAGATGTACCAGGGACGACTTACAGCTCACAGCTCTGTAGAGAAACACCTGTTAAA AGATCTACCTGGAGTCGCCTGTGTTGAAGAGACCAGCACGCCGCTCCTTCTTATCGACACAGCAGGCTGCGGTCTGAGCGAGATGGAGGTCACTGAGGGGCAGTCCAAAGGCAATCAAG GTGAGGTCGACATCGTTGAACTGCACATAAAGGCCTTGACTGAAGCTGGGGTTAAAGCTAAAGACATCGCTGTTATCGCTCCGTACAATCTACAG GTGGATCTTCTGCGTCAGAAGCTTTCTGCGAGGCATCCTGAGCTGGAGATAAAGTCAGTGGATGGATTTCAGGGCAGAGAGAAGGAGGCCGTGGTGTTGTCCTTAGTTCGGTCCAACAGAAAAG GGGCAGTTGGGTTTCTGTCAGAGGACCGAAGGATTAACGTGGCTGTAACGCGTGCGAGGCGTCACATCGCTGTTGTGTGCGACACGCAGACCGTCCAGAATCACGCTTTCCTGAAGTCCCTGATCGATCACATGACTCAACATGGTGAGGTCAGAACAGCATTTGAGTACATCCAAGACATCGCGCCACAAAACTACACCCGCGACCCCAAAGACACAAAGTCTTCCAGCAGCTCCACGTCCACCAAACAGAAGGTCAAAGATCAGCCTCCCAGCAGGACGAAGCCACCGCAGAAGAGTTCAACCGGAAGCAGCGCTAATGAAAATACTGCAGGGAAAGAGAAGCACACAAAGTCCAGCTTAACATGCCTGACAGAGGAAGAGCAGAAGAAGAACAGAACTGCTGAGATCACGGCGCAGGTGGAGAGCTTTCTGAAGGACTCAAATCAGAGTGAACTACAGTTCCCATCATCCTTTAACTCTCATGACCGCCTGCTGGTTCACCAGATCGCCGAGGAGATGGGCCTCGTGCATGAGAGTAAAGGGGAGGGGAAGGACAGGTGCATCACTGTCGCCAGACCCCTGGAGTCAACACCCGCTGAGGAGCCACcacaggaagaagaagaagaagagaaggaagaggaagaagagaagGAAGAAGACAAAGTCCAGAATCCCCAGAAAGAGCAGCTTTCTCAAACCGCATTAGACTTAAAGAGTTTACATTTGGAGCGAATGAAGAGGGAGCAGCAGAAGAGGGAAGAAAACGCTCAACAAAAGAAGCAACAAAACATCATCCTGCCAGCTCAGGCCTCGAAGAAACCAAAGGCTGCTAAAG TAAAGAGTAAAACGAAGACGGGCGCCTGCGGCATCGCTGCTGCCGCCGCTCCAGACGAAGACTTCGACACACTCATCAACGCCGTCATAAAGGCTGAGCGTGTGTGCAGTTTCCTGAGGTGCAAAGCTTCTGTGCTGATGCTCGGACAGCTCTGCCTGTTCTGCAACAGGCAGTACTGTCTCAGTCATCATATACCAGAG GTTCACGGCTGCGGAGATAAAGCCAAGTCTCACGCTCGCATGAGAATAAGCAAGGAGGGCGTTCTTTACGCCGGGAGCGGGAAGAAGGATAAAACCATGGACCCCAACAAGAAAGCCTATCTGCAGAGGAAACTGGATTCTAAACTGAAAGATATGTCAACACAGAGGAAgccaaaacagaaagaaaatGAAAGTTAA
- the LOC117448175 gene encoding zinc-binding protein A33-like codes for MAALSFSEGDLLCPQCSDIYYLPVLLNCGHNICRFCLKKFWEWKGCRECPVCQAVSVIGRPPINLELKIAADEYQVLKTRSTQDVCRVHNEKLNIFCHNDLEPICLVCQTSKQHKVHECSPVEEAATQKKKEISAMLESLRKHLRLLNMTKVQWEETKRYIQSQVNHSEEAIKEEFEKLHVFLREEENSRLKVLRQEEQIKTQVMCEKLENIEEQIKTLYSTISEVEGALRAKDLTFLQDYKQTHKRVKCTIQAPQCIRDILINSAKHLGSLRFEVWKQMASTITCVPITLDPNTAQSNLKLSEDLTCVQFSSKQLLPDNPERFTSRVCVLGASGFTSGRHSWMVEVGQGKDWHIGVARESIKRRSTVFLNPSEGFWVIGVSNGDSFWAQTSPRTKLVLKQKPEKITVQLDNDKGKVVFINEADSTIIYTFKDRFTERMFPFFSPGLSAEGKHCSQLIICPQKVALHIESHMQ; via the exons ATGGCAGCGCTTTCATTCTCTGAAGGGGACTTACTTTGTCCTCAATGCTCTGATATTTACTACCTTCCCGTGCTCCTAAATTGTGGCCACAATATTTGCAGATTTTGTTTAAAGAAATTCTGGGAATGGAAAGGGTGTCGAGAATGTCCTGTGTGTCAGGCTGTGTCTGTCATTGGGAGGCCTCCTATCAACCTGGAACTAAAGATAGCTGCGGACGAATATCAGGTGTTAAAGACCAGAAGCACTCAGGACGTTTGTCGGGTTCACAACGAGAAGCTGAATATTTTCTGTCACAATGACCTCGAGCCAATCTGCCTCGTCTGCCAAACGTCAAAACAGCACAAAGTTCACGAGTGCAGCCCAGTGGAGGAGGCCGCCACACAGAAAAAG AAAGAAATCTCAGCCATGCTGGAGTCCTTGAGGAAACATCTCAGATTATTGAACATGACAAAGGTGCAATGGGAGGAAACCAAACGCTATATACAG AGCCAAGTGAATCACAGTGAGGAAGCGATAAAGGAGGAGTTTGAGAAGCTGCACGTGTTCCTCAGGGAGGAGGAGAACAGCAGGCTGAAGGTGCTCAGACAGGAGGAGCAGATCAAGACGCAGGTGATGTGTGAGAAGCTGGAAAACATCGAGGAGCAAATCAAGACCCTCTACTCCACCATCAGTGAAGTCGAGGGGGCCCTCAGAGCCAAGGATTTAACATTTCTACAG GACTACAAGCAGACACATAAAAG GGTCAAATGCACCATTCAAGCGCCGCAGTGTATCAGAGATATCCTGATCAACTCTGCAAAGCATCTGGGCTCACTTAGGTTTGAAGTTTGGAAGCAGATGGCCAGCACCATCACATGTG TCCCGATTACTCTGGATCCAAACACGGCCCAGTCCAACCTGAAGCTGTCTGAAGATCTGACCTGTGTGCAGTTCAGCAGTAAGCAGCTCCTCCCTGATAACCCTGAACGCTTCaccagccgtgtgtgtgtgctgggggCCAGCGGCTTCACGTCAGGGAGGCACAGCTGGATGGTGGAGGTGGGCCAGGGCAAAGACTGGCACATCGGAGTGGCCCGGGAGTCCATCAAGAGGAGGAGTACCGTCTTCCTCAACCCCAGCGAGGGTTTCTGGGTGATCGGTGTGAGCAATGGAGACTCGTTCTGGGCTCAGACCTCGCCTCGCACCAAGCTGGTGTTGAAGCAGAAACCTGAGAAGATCACTGTACAGCTGGACAATGATAAAGGAAAGGTTGTTTTCATCAACGAGGCCGATTCAACAATAATATACACTTTCAAAGACAGATTCACAGAGAGGATGTTTCCCTTCTTCTCCCCTGGGTTGAGTGCAGAGGGGAAACACTGCAGCCAGCTGATCATCTGTCCTCAGAAAGTAGCATTGCACATAGAGTCTCACATGCAGTAG